The following are encoded together in the Halarsenatibacter silvermanii genome:
- a CDS encoding FapA family protein: MSVLGENPLENLFEIDEENKKIEVKISEKQERYPVIMPGENIELHLKEKKITSRRLLASNCVLDYQLLHEAPRKHIDINLREDEIKAYLDIKLKPAIKYEISLNEIREGIKIEGKQVNSKVPELTKKDITSELAEAGIFYGIKREKIADIAAKNSGCEGELIAEGKKPIPGESASINRIVPERVKKQNKNSREKIDHYQNIIFSVLPGEIIAEKKGPTEGKPGKSVTGKMIPAQDGEDIELEAEEGAQLSDDGHKVIALISGRPEFKEDKEGLKARVVSRYLIAGDIDKSEGNVEFAGDLKVTGSIQDYFGAIAEKNISVKKQINNAEIKAGGDIFVGGSIAGAKLYAGLLNFKGEHEKLEIGNALQDLYSFFLTNADNLVKKLEKEESAHLEIRKLILENRSVRKSIKQINSLWKKYEKEDRKLPASLPLTGKEIKWLHDFVFGDMLLDKDKTRDQFINIVDNLKNWAAAENNGQGNIVVRQAQNSSLTAAEDVVILGEGSYTSTIKAGKNIIVRQKNAFFKSGQANAQRWFVSGCAGTPMSQTTIRVGEGIIVNRVKGPIIVGTWNDKKTIAPQKTTLYLQVNEEGKLQEKSFSKWRNMVAKKIDKELISAWKSL, translated from the coding sequence ATGTCAGTTCTGGGAGAAAACCCTCTCGAAAATTTATTTGAGATTGATGAAGAAAATAAAAAAATTGAAGTTAAAATTTCTGAAAAACAGGAGCGTTACCCCGTTATTATGCCGGGTGAGAATATTGAATTACACCTGAAAGAGAAAAAAATTACTTCCCGCCGGTTATTAGCCTCTAATTGCGTTCTTGATTATCAACTCCTGCATGAAGCCCCTCGTAAACATATCGATATAAATCTTCGTGAAGACGAGATTAAAGCTTATCTCGATATCAAACTGAAACCGGCAATAAAATACGAAATTTCCCTGAATGAAATTCGAGAGGGTATAAAAATCGAGGGAAAGCAGGTAAATTCAAAAGTACCCGAACTTACCAAAAAAGATATAACATCGGAATTGGCGGAGGCCGGAATATTTTATGGAATTAAACGAGAGAAGATTGCTGATATCGCTGCTAAAAACTCCGGGTGTGAGGGAGAACTGATAGCAGAAGGGAAAAAACCGATCCCGGGTGAGTCGGCCAGCATAAATAGAATAGTTCCCGAGCGAGTTAAGAAACAAAATAAAAATTCCCGGGAAAAGATTGATCATTATCAAAATATCATATTTTCTGTTCTTCCCGGTGAAATAATTGCAGAAAAGAAAGGTCCGACCGAGGGGAAGCCGGGCAAAAGTGTCACCGGCAAAATGATTCCAGCTCAGGACGGAGAAGATATAGAATTGGAAGCTGAAGAAGGTGCTCAGCTCAGTGATGATGGTCACAAAGTTATAGCACTTATCTCCGGACGGCCGGAATTTAAAGAAGATAAAGAAGGTTTAAAAGCTCGCGTGGTTTCCCGGTATTTAATCGCCGGTGATATAGATAAGAGCGAGGGCAATGTTGAGTTTGCCGGCGATCTTAAAGTGACGGGCAGTATTCAGGATTACTTTGGAGCCATTGCTGAAAAAAATATATCTGTCAAAAAACAAATCAACAATGCCGAAATAAAGGCTGGCGGCGATATTTTTGTCGGGGGCAGCATTGCAGGAGCAAAACTTTATGCCGGCCTGCTTAATTTCAAAGGTGAGCATGAAAAACTTGAAATTGGAAATGCACTTCAAGATCTGTATTCTTTTTTCCTTACCAACGCTGATAATTTGGTCAAAAAACTTGAAAAAGAGGAAAGCGCTCATCTGGAAATAAGGAAATTAATTCTGGAAAACAGGTCAGTCAGAAAATCTATAAAGCAAATAAATTCCCTCTGGAAAAAATATGAAAAAGAGGATAGAAAACTTCCAGCTTCTCTGCCTCTTACCGGCAAAGAAATAAAATGGCTGCATGATTTTGTCTTCGGTGATATGTTACTGGATAAGGATAAAACCAGGGATCAATTTATAAATATTGTGGATAACTTGAAAAACTGGGCCGCCGCTGAGAATAATGGCCAGGGGAATATAGTGGTAAGGCAGGCTCAAAACTCTTCTTTAACTGCAGCCGAAGATGTTGTTATATTGGGAGAAGGAAGTTATACCTCGACTATAAAGGCGGGGAAAAATATTATAGTTAGACAGAAAAATGCTTTTTTCAAGAGCGGTCAGGCTAATGCTCAGAGATGGTTTGTTTCTGGCTGTGCGGGCACACCAATGTCCCAAACGACAATTAGGGTGGGAGAGGGTATTATCGTAAATAGGGTTAAAGGACCTATCATTGTTGGAACCTGGAATGATAAAAAAACTATTGCTCCGCAAAAAACAACCCTTTATCTGCAGGTGAATGAAGAAGGTAAATTACAGGAAAAAAGCTTCAGTAAATGGCGAAACATGGTGGCAAAAAAGATCGATAAAGAACTCATCTCAGCCTGGAAAAGTTTGTAA
- a CDS encoding HD-GYP domain-containing protein has protein sequence MDISAKKLLQGDYEISREFLAFVDTMEENSAILDKEGKIIYINKAWIEFARANDIARDDYGLGANYLEIARNAEGEAAKKAKKAAAGIEAVLAGDVDEFSLEYSAHSPKNKRWFKMRVKTFADDKAVVMHEEITERKEKERQLKYKTFHDELTGLYNRTFFVEEMKRLDTKRQLPFSIIMADINGLKLINDTFGHEKGDEVLENAAEILEDNVRDEDILARIGGDEFVILLPQTGKAEAEEIAARIRKSCQKTHQGDRNKAIGEEPVISLGIGMATKSNTGQAMEDTLNFADERMYEDKRENGLMAKRKMINAFLHRLYAKTFETEAHTLRVTRLAIKLGERLGLDDDSLKYLARLGGLHDIGEMTIEEEIIKKPEKLKEGEFEKIKVHPVKGAALVNSVEEFSSISDIIKSHHERWDGEGYPEGLVGENIPLLARIFSIVDAYDVMTTGRPYQEKISKKEALEEIKECAGTQFDPELAEKFVEIMDS, from the coding sequence GGCTTTTGTTGACACCATGGAGGAAAATTCAGCAATTTTAGATAAAGAAGGTAAAATTATATATATCAATAAAGCCTGGATAGAGTTTGCGCGGGCCAATGATATTGCCCGGGATGATTATGGTCTGGGGGCAAATTATCTGGAGATAGCCAGAAATGCAGAGGGAGAGGCAGCTAAAAAAGCAAAAAAGGCGGCCGCAGGCATAGAAGCTGTGCTGGCGGGAGATGTGGATGAATTTTCTCTGGAATATTCCGCCCATTCGCCGAAAAATAAACGCTGGTTTAAGATGAGAGTGAAAACATTTGCAGATGATAAAGCTGTAGTGATGCATGAAGAGATTACGGAGAGAAAAGAAAAAGAAAGACAGTTAAAATATAAGACATTCCATGATGAGCTTACCGGTTTATATAACCGTACGTTTTTTGTAGAAGAGATGAAAAGACTTGATACAAAAAGACAGCTTCCTTTCAGCATAATAATGGCGGATATCAATGGCCTAAAACTTATAAATGATACCTTCGGTCATGAAAAAGGCGATGAAGTGCTGGAAAACGCAGCTGAAATTCTCGAAGATAATGTCAGAGATGAAGATATTCTGGCCCGCATCGGCGGCGATGAATTTGTAATACTGCTTCCCCAGACCGGCAAAGCGGAGGCTGAGGAAATAGCCGCACGAATCAGAAAAAGCTGCCAAAAAACCCATCAAGGAGATCGTAATAAAGCAATAGGGGAAGAACCTGTAATCTCTTTGGGGATAGGGATGGCAACTAAGTCTAACACCGGTCAGGCTATGGAAGATACGCTTAATTTTGCCGATGAAAGAATGTATGAGGACAAGAGAGAAAACGGACTTATGGCCAAAAGAAAGATGATCAATGCTTTTTTACATAGGCTTTATGCCAAAACATTTGAAACAGAAGCACACACTTTAAGGGTTACCCGGTTGGCAATAAAATTGGGGGAAAGGCTGGGTTTGGATGATGATAGCCTGAAATATTTAGCCCGGCTGGGAGGGCTGCATGATATTGGAGAAATGACTATTGAAGAGGAGATCATTAAAAAACCTGAAAAGTTAAAAGAAGGAGAATTTGAGAAAATAAAGGTTCATCCTGTTAAAGGCGCTGCTCTTGTTAATTCTGTAGAAGAATTTTCTTCTATTTCCGACATAATAAAATCACATCATGAGAGATGGGATGGCGAGGGTTATCCGGAAGGGCTTGTGGGTGAAAACATCCCTCTTTTAGCCCGGATATTTTCTATAGTTGATGCCTATGATGTTATGACTACCGGCAGACCCTATCAGGAAAAAATAAGCAAAAAGGAAGCTTTAGAAGAAATTAAAGAGTGTGCCGGCACGCAGTTTGATCCGGAATTGGCGGAAAAGTTTGTGGAAATTATGGATAGCTAA